The nucleotide sequence CTGGCATAACTATGCAGAGCAAATGCTCTTAGTGATCAATGCCGAATCAGCTCTACAAAATACCTCCAGCCAGCAGATTAAGATCGAAACATTTACCACCGAAGATGTAGCTTCACCAGAAGAGCTTGCAAAAGGTCTAAATGAATTCAAACCCACCATTGAGCAGTTGAGCATGGAGCACTTAGGTTATGTGGAACGGCCGAGCTACCGCCCACTAACGAAGTTTGAAAATCGTGGCATTAAGCTGGGCCACGGCGTCTGGGACTTGGTCTATAAAAAAGTAAGTTTCTAAGTTTTCTACTTACAAACCAACACAGACATACTTCATTTCTAGATATTCATCCATGCCGTAGACACTGCCTTCACGGCCGAGACCAGATTGCTTTACGCCACCAAAAGGAGCTACCTCATTGGAGATGAGGCCGGTGTTCACTCCGACCATGCCGTAATCTAGTGCTTCAGCCACCTTCCAGATCCGTCCAATATCACGGCTATAGAAATAAGAGGCCAAACCAAATTGGCTGTTATTGGCGAGTGCGATTACTTCTTCATCAGTTTCAAATGGAATAACCGGAGCAACGGGGCCAAAGGTTTCTTCATAAGTAATCAGCATTTGATTAGTCACATTTGAAAGAATGGTTGGCTCATAAAAGTTTTGTGATGCGACGCTTTTCTTGCCACCCGCTACAAGTTTAGCTCCTTTACCCAGCGCATCTGCAACATGCTTCTCCACTTTCTCGAGAGCAGCAGTTTCAATTAGAGGACCTTGAGTGACTCCTTTTTCCATGCCGTTACCAACTTTGATTGTGGCAATAGCTTTGGCAAATTTTTCAACAAATTGATCTTGTACTTTTTTGTGGACATAAAAGCGATTTGCGCAAACACAGGTTTGTCCGGAGTTTCTGAACTTGGATGACATGGCGCCACTCACTGCAGCATCAATATCGGCATCTTCAAACACGATAAATGGGGCATGCCCTCCAAGCTCGAGAGCTAGTTTTTTAACGGTCGGGGCGCATTGTGCCATCAAGATGCGGCCAACTTCTGTCGAGCCGGTAAAGGAGAGGTGGCGTACGGTTGGGGAGGCGCAGAGCGTTTTGCCGATCGCAATTGACTGATCGGCGTCTGCAGTCACAATATTGATAACACCATCTGGAATCCCGGCACGTTTGGCGAGCTCTGCTAAAGCGAGAGCCGAGAGCGGCGTCAGTTCAGCGGGTTTGATCACAATGGTGCAGCCTGCAGCTAGAGCGGGTGCAATTTTGCGAGTAATCATCGCAATGGGAAAATTCCAAGGGGTAATGGCGACACAAACACCGATGGGTTGCTTTAACACCATCATGCGCTTATCGCCCCAAGTAGTAGCAGGGATAGACCCCGAAACCCTTTTGGCTTCCTCTGCAAACCATTCTACAAACGAGGCGCCATAAACTACTTCACCCGCAGCTTCCGCTAGAGGCTTGCCTTGCTCTAAGGTCATCAAAGTAGCTAGGTCTTGTGTATTTTCAATAATGAGGTCAAACCATTTGCGTAGGATGATTGCGCGCTCTTTA is from Polynucleobacter sp. MWH-UH23A and encodes:
- a CDS encoding NAD-dependent succinate-semialdehyde dehydrogenase; this encodes MQKTDIRSLLKDSSLFKEQAFINGQWVNSTETFNVTNPATDELIATVSNLGNKVAEEAIKAAEEALPAWRNKLGKERAIILRKWFDLIIENTQDLATLMTLEQGKPLAEAAGEVVYGASFVEWFAEEAKRVSGSIPATTWGDKRMMVLKQPIGVCVAITPWNFPIAMITRKIAPALAAGCTIVIKPAELTPLSALALAELAKRAGIPDGVINIVTADADQSIAIGKTLCASPTVRHLSFTGSTEVGRILMAQCAPTVKKLALELGGHAPFIVFEDADIDAAVSGAMSSKFRNSGQTCVCANRFYVHKKVQDQFVEKFAKAIATIKVGNGMEKGVTQGPLIETAALEKVEKHVADALGKGAKLVAGGKKSVASQNFYEPTILSNVTNQMLITYEETFGPVAPVIPFETDEEVIALANNSQFGLASYFYSRDIGRIWKVAEALDYGMVGVNTGLISNEVAPFGGVKQSGLGREGSVYGMDEYLEMKYVCVGL